AGAACATCGCCCGCTTCGTCACCTTCGTCTCCGAGAACATCGCCCGCGCCGCGGACCAGGCCCGCGAGATCCTCCACACGAAGCCCGAGACGGCCCCGGACGGCGCCTCCGGGCCGGACGCGGACCGGGGATAGGCGGCCGGCCCGAAGCCCGCCGCGACCCCGGGCTCCCGCCGGACGTTTCGGCATTCACCACCCCGCACCCGGAACGCGTTGCTCCATTCTCTGCGCCACCAGCGAAGACTCCCCTCCGCCCGGGCTGCGCCACCGAAATCCGTGGTTGCATCCCGAGCACCGAACCCGGCGGCGAACCGCACCCGTACCGCGTCCCTTCGGTGGCAACGAACCACCACGAGGAGCACGGCACCTGTGCGCACCACCATCGCCACCGAGGTCACGATCGACGCGACACCCGAAGAGGTCTGGGAGGTCCTGGCGGACCTGCCCCGCTACTGCACCTGGAACCCCTTCATCCGGCAGGCCGCCGGCGAGGTGGTGCCCGGCGGGCGGCTGACCCTGACGATGTACCCGGAGTCGGGGAGGCCGACGACCTCCCGGCCGACGGTCGTGGTGTCCGTGCCCGGCGCCGAGCTCCGCTGGGCCGGGCACTTCCTCGTCCGCGGGCTCCTCGACGGCGAGCACTTCCTGCGCCTCTCCGAGGGCCCGGGCCGCACCACCCGGCTGGAGCACGGGAAGCGCTTCCGCGGCCTGCTGGTCCCCTTCCTCGGCGAACGGCTCGCGGGGACCGCCCGCAACATCACCGCGATGAACGCGGCCCTGCGCACCCGCGTCGAATCGGCCCGCACCCCGCGCTGAAGCGGGCTCCGGCCAGCGTGCGGTCCCCCGGGCCCGGGCGTAGCGACCGCTTCCTCACGCACCCCTCGCACCCCTCGGCCCCGGGGGGCCTCGCGGGCTTCGGGCCGCTGCGCCGGACTCCGTCCGGCGTGCGGGGCCAGGGGCCCGGGCGTAGCGTCGGGATCACGACCCCTACCCCGGAGGGCCGGGCATGATCCGCAACGCAATCGGCTCGCTCATGGGTCTGATCGGAGCGACGGCCGCCGTCTGGAGCCCCTTCCGTGCCTGGTACGACGGCCGTCTCGGGCGCGACTACCGGATCGAGGAGCTGTTCTCCGGCTCCGGCATCACCACCGACAAGGCCGCGCTGCTGGGCTCCCTCCTGCTGCCGTGCCTCCTAGCGGCGCTGCTCACGCTGGCCGCGGTCCTGCGGCGCTCGCGGCTGCTGATGGCGCTCGCCGGGGCCGTGGTCCTGGGCTTCGCGGTCGGGTGGATCAGGCAGCGTCGACGACGCCGGAGGCGGCGATCTCGATCTTGCTGCGGGTGGTGCCGGACGCGGAGCCCAGGCCCTCGATCTTGTCGACCACGTCCTGGCCCTCGACGACCTCGCCGAAGACGACGTGCTTGCCGTCCAGCCACGGGGTGAGGACGGTGGTGATGAAGAACTGCGAGCCGTTGGTGTTGCGGCCGGCGTTCGCCATCGACAGCAGGTACTTGCGGTCGTGCTTCAGGTCGAAGTTCTCGTCCTCGAACTTCGCGCCGTAGATGCTCTTGCCGCCGGTGCCGTTGTGGTTGGTGAAGTCACCGCCCTGGAGCATGAACTGGGGGATGACGCGGTGGAAGCCCGAGCCGGCGTAGCCGTAGCCGTTCTGGCCGGTGGCCAGCTCGCGGAAGTTCCGGGCCGTCCTCGGGACGACCTTGTCGAACAGGGCGAAGACGATGCGGCCGGCGGGGGCGCCGTCGATGTTGATGTCGAAGTAAACGTTGCTCATGGGTCCCATCCTGTCACTCCCGGTACGAACCGCACCCCGGCGGGGCCGGGACCCGCCGTTGGCGCGTTCGCGCGGCCCCCGCCTGGCGGGGCGGGGGCCGGGGGGTGGTTCAGGCGCCCGTGCGGGTGCCTGTGCCCTTGGCGGCGTCCAGGGCGTAGACGCAGCGGTCCTTGCTGCAGGCGTACACCACGCCCGCCTCCGCCACCGGGGCGCCGGTGATCTCGCCGCCCGTGGCCAGCTTCCAGCGGAGCTGGCCGCCCGCCGCGTCCAGGGTGTAGAGGCAGTGGTCGGCGGAGCCGAAGTGGACGCGGCCGTCCGCGACCACCGGGGGGCCGGTGATCTCGCCGCCCGCCGCGAACCGCCACTTCGGGGTGCCGGTGACCGCGTCGAGCGTGTACAGGGCGCTGCCCGCGCCCAGGTGGACGCTGCCGCCCGCCACCAGGACCGGGTCCGCAGCCGGGCGGGGCTCGGTGGCGATGCGCCAGCGGTCCTTGCCGGTGGCCGCGTCCAGGGCGTAGACGGTGCCCAGGTAGTCGGCGAGGTAGACCCCGCCGCCGGTGACCGCCGGGCCGGGGGCGAAGGCCGGGGGCGCGAGGAACACCGCGGGGGCCTCGAAGTGCCAGCGGACCCGGCCCGAGGCCCGGTCGACGGAGAGCACGCGGGTGCCGGCCACGACGTAGACGTTGCCGTCGGCGGCGGGCGTCACGCGGACCGGGACGTTGCCGCAGGAGGCCGCGTCGCCGACCGGGTACGACCAGGCCTCCTGCCCGGAGCGGGCGTCGAGCGCGCGCAGCCGGGCGTCCTGCCAGACGTAGACGGTGCCCTCGTGGAGGACGGGGGCCGCCTCCGGGGTCTCGAAGTCGGACTGCGCGCCGCTCAGCTCCCACAGCTTCTGCCCGTTGGAGGCCTCCCAGCCCTGGACCCCGCCGCCGCGCGTGGCGGTGATGACGGTGCCCCGTTCGGCGCGCAGCGCGTACACCCAGGCTTCGGTGGACAGCCGCCACCGCTCGGAGCCGTCGGCGGCGTCGAGCGCGTACAGGGAGGGCCCGTCGGAGGCGTGGATGCGGCCGTCGGCGACGGTCATGGACCAGGCGACGTCCCGCGTCTTGAACTGGCGCCGGCCGCTGCCGACGTCCAGGGCGTGCACCTCGAAGGAGGTGACGTACAGCAGGTCGCCCGCGACCGTCGGGGTCCCCCACACCTCGTTGGACATGCGGAAGCGCCACGGCCGCCAGCGCCCGCTGTCCGGGGACGGGCCGGGACCCGGCACCGACGGCGTGGCCACCGGGGCCGCGGCCGGGGCGGCGGCCGACGCCGGGGAGCCGCCCGGCGGACGCACCCAGCCCGTCGCCGAGTCCGCGGCGGCGTGCCCGGCGGGGGCGGAGGCCGGGGCGGAGGCCGTGGCGCGCGGGCCGGGCCCGATCGGCACCGGGGAGCCGCCGAGCCGGACGGGCATCCCGGGCATCGAGGACACCGGCACCGGCGCCGGACCGGGGGGCGGGGTCAGCGGCGGGCGGTCCGGGCGCGGCGGCGCGGCCTGCCCGGTGCGCGGGTCCATCCACGGGTCGGCGGCGCCGCGCGGGGGCCGGCGGTGCGTGGCGGGGCCGGGGGGCGGCGCCGGGGAACGCCCGGGGGCCGGGACCACGGGGGCCGGGGTGGACGCCGTACGGTTCCCCGCGCGGCGGGCCTCGATCATCGCGACGGCCCGCTCCGGGAGCCACGCCGAGGCCGTCCCGCTGTCGTCGCCGCCGTCGAACAGGTGCGGGGCGAGCTGCGCCTGGAGGTCGGCGGGGGTCGGGCGCTGGGTGGCGTCCATCTGCATGCAGGAGTCGATCAGCGGCCGCAGCTCGTCGGGGAGCCCCTCCAGGTTGGGGCCCTCGCGCAGCAGCATGAACACCGTCTCGACCGGGTTCGCCCCGTGGTACGGCGGGTGCCCGGTCGCCGCGAAGACGAGGGTGGAGCCGAGCGAGAAGACATCGCTGGCGCCCTTGACGCTGCGCGAGTCCTTCGCCTGCTCGGGCGACATGTAGGCGGGGGTGCCGACGGCGACGTTCGTCATGGTCAGGCGGGTGTTGGACACCCCGCTCGCGATGCCGAAGTCGATCACGCGGGGGCCGTCCTCGACGACGAGCACGTTGGACGGCTTCAGGTCGCGGTGGACCAGGCCCGCCCCGTGGATGGACTGCAGCGCCTCGGCGATCCCGGCCGCGAGCCACCGTACGGCCTGGGCGGGCATCGGCCCGCACTCGTTGACGATCTCCTCGAGGGAGGGCGCCGGGACGTACGCGGTGGCCAGCCAGGGCACGGCGGCGCGCGGGTCGGCGTCGACGACGGCCGCGGTGTAGAAGCCGGAGACGGCGCGCGCGGCCTCCACCTCGCGGGTGAACCGCACCCGGAACAGCTGGTCCTCGGCGAGTTCGGTGCGCACCGTCTTGATCGCGACCCGGCGTCCGGACGCCGACCGTGCGAGATAGACCAGCCCCATGCCGCCGGCGCCGAGCCGTCCCAGCACCTCGAAGGGGCCGATCCGTCTCGGGTCGTGCTGCGTCAGCTGCTCCACCACTCGCCTCCACTACCTCCCCGTACGGGCCCCTGCCGGACCCGCTTCCACCCGTGCGCGCCATCCACCGGCGCGCGCACCGGTCCGACCCGATTCTGTCAGGCCCGCGCCTGGTCCGGCCCCGGCTCCGGGTGTGCATTCGCGCGCGGCTCCGACAGGAGCGCGAAGACGGCCCCCTGATTGTCGGCGACGACCGCGATCCGCCCGTACGGCGTGTCGAAGGGATCGGCGGTGACGCGCCCGCCGAGCCGCTGCACCGTCGCGATGCTCCGGTCGCAGTCCGGCACGGCGAAGTAGACGAGGAAGTGCGCCGGCATGATCTCCGGGAAGGCGTCGGTGATCAGGCTGCGCCCCAGGACGGCGGTGTCGGGGCCGGGCGGGCTGCCGGGCGGGGACCACAGGCGGTACTCGACGTCGCTCTCGGGGTCGTCCTGGTCCTGCGGGACGTAGCCGAAGACGTTGGCGTAGAAGACGTCGACGGCGTCGCGGGCCCGGGTGTAGACCTCGGCCCAGCAGTACGTGTTCGGCTCCTGCTGGGCGTCGAAGCCGTGGTGGGTGCCGGGCTGCCAGAGGCCGAAGACGGCCCCGCCGGGGTCGGCGGCCATCGCGGCGATGCCGTAGGGGCCGACGGGCTGCGGGTCCATGACCATCTGGCCGCCGGCGGCGCGGATGCGGGCCGCGCAGGCGTAGGCGTCGGAGGTGTACAGGTACACCCCCCAGACGGTGGGCATGCGGCCGTCGGGCTTGGGGGCGAGGGCGGCGACGTTGCGGCCGCGGCTGTAGGCCTGGGTGTAGTGGCCGTATGCGGGTCCCGCGCTGTCGCCGAAGGTCCACCCGAAGAGCTCACCGTAGAAGCGCTTGCCCGCCTCGACGTCCGGGAGCGAGGCGTCGACCCAGCAGGGCGAGCCTTCCGCGAATGCGGCTGCGGCTGGGGCTGCGGCTGCGGCCATGGGGTGGGTTCCTTCCGTCGTGCGAGTTTTGCGAGGCTTGTCCGGGCAGCACGCCTTTCATCCCCATCAGCCATGGTCCGCCCGAAAACTTGTCCACAGCCTGTTGATAAGACTATTCGGGGGATACGCCACGGTACGGAAGGGTGCGGGGCGGGCGGGGCGGGTGGGTGCGGACCGGCCGGAATCCGCCGCCGGGACCCCGGCAGGGGCGCTTCCGTCCAGGTCGGCGACCGCATAACCCCATTTGCAGGCGGCCGAATAGCGCGCCGATCCCCCCTCGGTAAGCTGACGGCATGACAGGACAAGTACGCACCGTCGACGGGCGTGTCGCCGGCCGGCGCGGCCAGGCGACGCGGCAGAAGCTGCTCGACTGCCTCAGCGAGATGCTCAGCTCCTCGCCGTACCGCGACGTCAAGGTGATCGACGTCGCGCGCAAGGCCGGCACCTCCCCCGCGACCTTCTACCAGTACTTCCCGGACGTCGAGGGTGCCGTCCTGGAGATCGCCGAAGAAATGGCCACGGAGGGCGCGCAGTTGACGGCGCTCGTCGAGGGCCGCAACTGGGTCGGCAAGGCCGGCTGGGCGGCCGCCGAGGAACTCGTCGAGGGTTTCCTGGAGTTCTGGCGGCGCAACGACGCGATCCTGCGGGTCGTCGACCTCGGCGCGGCCGAGGGCGACAAGCGGTTCTACAAGATCCGCATGAAGATCCTGAACTCCGTCACCAACTCCCTTACGGAGTCGATGAAGGAGCTCCAGGCCAAGGGCAAGGTCGACAAGGAACTCAGCCCGGCGGCGATGGCCGGCTCACTGGTCGCGATGCTGGCCGCGGTCGCCTCGCACCAGAAGGGCTTCCAGACCTGGGGCGTCAAGCAGGCCGAACTCAGGCCGAACCTGGCGCTGCTCGTGCACCTGGGCATCACCGGGAAGAAGCCGACCAAGTGACGGCGGACCCCCTGGAGGGTCCGCCGGTCTCGCCCGTCCGCCCGTCCACCCGCCCGCCCGCCCCACAGCTGTGACCGTGACGGCGATCAGCGCCGTTCTCCGGTGATCAGCGCCGTTCCAGCCGGAACAGCCTGATCTCGCGCTCGACGCGCGCCTGGTACGTCGCGTACGGCGGCCAGAACCTCAGTACCGCCTGCCACGCCGCCGCCCGCTCGGCCCCCTCCAGCAGCCGGGCCCGTACGGCGATGTCCTGCCCCTGCCAGCTCACGTCCGCGTCCGGGTGCTTGAGCAGGTTCCCGGTCCAGGCCGGGTGGCCGGGGCGGCCGAAGTTGGAGCCGATCAGCAGCCAGCTCACGCCTCCGTCCTCCGGCATGCACGCGAGCGGTGTGGTGCGCGGCTCACCCGTCCTGGCGCCCTTGGCGGTGAGGATCACCCCCGGCAGCATCTGGGCGCTGAGCAGCACCTTTCCACGGGTCAGCCGGTGTACGGCCTTGTCCATGGCGGGGATGAAGTGGGGTGCGATCTTGGCGAAGAGGAGGGTCGAGGAGACCTTCTGCATCAGCTTGACGCCGGGAGCCATCAGACGGCCACCCTCTCTGGTGTCGCGGACGGTGCCGCGGACGGTGTCGCGGACGGGTCGGTGAGGTCGAAGAGCCCGGCGCGCTGCGCGGCGTGCGCGCGGAGCCGGTGGACGGGGCCGAAGAGCAGCTCGTCGGCGGCCGCCCGCTTGAAGTAGAGGTGGGCGTCGTGCTCCCAGGTGAAGCCGATGCCGCCGTGCAGCTGGATCGCCTCGCCCGCGGTGGTCCGCAGGGCCTCCAGGGCCTGGGCGAGGGCGAGGCCGCCCTGGCGCGGGTCCCAGGCGGCGTAGTAGGCGGCGGAGCGGGCCGCCTGGACCTGTACGTAGAGGTCGGCGAGCCGGTGCTTGACCGCCTGGAAGGAGCCGACGGCCCGGCCGAACTGCTCGCGCTGGCGTACGTACTCCACGGTGCGGGCCAGCGCCCGGTCGGCCGCGCCGACCGCCTCGGCGGCGAGGACGGTGGCCGCGCCCCGCCCGGTGGCGGCGAGCGCGCCGAGCGGGTCCGGCCCCTCGCCGTCGCCATCGCCATCACCCTCGCCCAGCAACTCGGCGGTGACGTCCCGCAGTTGGATCCGGCCCTGCGGGCGGGTCTCGTCGAGGGTGGTCTGCCGGGCCCGTACGAGGCCGGGCGCGTCCTCCCGCACGAGGAACAGCAGGGTCCGGCTGCGGGCGAAGCCGCCGGTGTGCGCCGCGACGACGAGCAGCCCGGCGCTGTGCCCGTCGAGCACCTGGGCGACCTCCCCGTACAGCCGCCAGCCGTCCGCGGCTCGGTGCGCCTGCACCCCGCCCGCGCGGCCCCCGCCGGCCCAGTCGCCGGGGGTGTTGTCGCCGGTCAGGGCGAGGGCGGTGGCCAGGGCGGGGCCGGGTACGGCGAGGGCGGCCGTCAGCTCGCCGGCCGCGAGCGGGGGCAGCAGGGCGGTGCGCTGCGCGGCGGTGCCGAGGGCGCCGATCAGCGGGGCGGCGAGGGCGGCGGTGGCCAGCAGCGGGGAGGGCAGCAGCACGCGGCCGGTCTCCTCGCAGGCCAGGGCGAGGTCGCCGGGGGCGCAGCCGACGCCGCCGTACTCCTCGGCGACGGCGATGCCCGGCAGGCCGAGCTGCCGGGAGAGCTGCTGCCACAGCTCGCGGTCGTGTCCGGCGGCGGTGCGGACGGCGGCTTTGACCTCGTCCGGACCGCAGCGTTTGCCCAGGATCTCGCGCAGGGTACGGCGCATCTCGTCCTGCTCCGCGGTGAAGGCGGCATCCATCGTCGGGCTCCTCCCCATATCTGACGGGGCGTCATGTTAGGGCGGCGGGGATGAGATGCACAGGGGGCGGGCGGGGGCGGGGAGCCCGGGGCGGAGGGGGGCGGGGCGGGGACCCGGGGGGGGGTAGCAGCTGACGTACCGTCAGCTGTACGGTCCCTCCATGCTGCCTGGACACCTCTCCGGACCCGCGCCCGAACCCCTCCCCCGCCCCCGCCGCCGGGTCGCGGTGGTCGGCGTCGCACTCTCGGACTGCGGCCGCGTGGACGGCCCGACCCCCTACGCCCTGCACGCGCAGGCCGCCCGCCGCGCGCTGGCCGACTCCGGCCTGGACCGCTCCGTCATCGACGGCTTCGCCTCGGCCGGCCTCGGCGTCCTCGCCCCGGTGGAGGTGGCCGAGTACCTCGGGCTGCGGCCCACCTGGGTCGACTCCACCTCGGTCGGCGGCTCGACCTGGGAGGTCATGGCGGCCCACGCGGCGGACGCCATCGCCGCGGGGCACGCCAACGCCGTCCTGCTGGTCTACGGATCCACCGCCCGCGCGGACATCAAGGCCCGCCGCCGCACCTCGAACCTCTCCTTCGGAGCCCGCGGCCCCCTCCAGTTCGAGGTCCCGTACGGCCACACGCTGGTCGCCAAGTACGCCATGGCCGCCCGCCGCCACATGCACGAGTACGGGACGACCCTCGAGCAGCTCGCCTCGGTGGCCGTCCAGGCCCGGGCGAACGCGGCCACCAACCCGGACGCGATGTTCCGCGACCCCATCACGGTGGACGACGTCCTGACCTCCGAGCCCATCGCCGACCCCTTCACCAAGCTGCACTGCTGCATCCGCTCGGACGGCGGCTGCGCGGTGCTGCTGGCGGCGGAGGACTACGTACCGGACACGGCGAAGGCCCCCGTCTGGATCCTGGGCTCGGGCACCTCGGTCTCCCACACCACGATGTCGGAGTGGGAGGACTTCACGGTCTCCCCGGCGGCCGTCTCGGGCCGGCGGGCCTTCGAGCGGGCCGGCCTGACCCCGGCGGACGTGGACCTCGCGGAAATCTACGACGCCTTCACGTACATGACCCTGGTGACCCTGGAGGACCTCGGCTTCTGCGCCAAGGGGGAGGGCGGGGCCTTCGTGGAGAAGGGCCGCCTGCTGCGCGAGGGGGAACTCCCGGTCAACACCGACGGAGGCGGCCTCTCGGCCTGCCACCCCGGCATGCGCGGCCTCTTCCTCCTGGTCGAAGCCGTCCGCCAACTCCGCGGCGAAGCCGGCCCCGGCCAGGTCACCAAACCCGGCGGCCACCTCCCGGAGGTAGCCCTGGCCTCGGGCACGGGCGGCTGGTTCTGCTCCTCGGGCACGGTGATCCTGGGGCGGGGGTGAGGGGGGCGGGTATTGGCGGGGCGGTGTCAGGGCTGGTTTGGGGGGTTCCCGTCAGTCCCATCGTCCTTCCGTGTCGGGCCGGTCCGTCAAGGGCGCTCCTTCGTCGCGTCGCTTCGCGATGGCCTTCGGCCACCCTTGACAGCCCGTCCCGCCCCGGAAAGCCGAAAGACTGCCGAGAACCCCCCAAAAGAACGGTCACGGGGCAAGGGACAGGGACGGGCGCCTCAGCGATGAGGCGAGGGGCCGGGCCTTGCCATACCGGGCATCCGGGCCTGTCCAGGAAGGGCCCAGGGCCGGGGCTCGGGGGCGCGACAGATCGCTACGCGCTCCTCATATCTCAGCGCCTGCCGACCGTCTGCGGCTGATACCTGCACCACAACGGCTCTGCCGTCAGTCCTGGCCCTGCGCCTCGATCGGGCGGGCGGGCCGCATACGGCCATCCAGGGCAATCGTTCGAAAGTCTTCAGGTAGACCCGGGGTCGGCTGACGGAGTGGATCTCTTCGGCCGTGTGAGCGTGTTTCGAAACATCGTCCGAAGGTTCGCTCCGGCATGCCGATAGACCTGAGGCGGCTCACACCAGGTGTGAGGTCTCCCCTTGGCAACTGAGAGAAAGCAGAACATCTCGTGCTGAAGAAGTGTCTCGTAGCCGCATCAGCCGTGGCAATGGTGATGGGGTCGGCGACCCTGGCGCAGGCCGACGACATCGTGCGTGTCGTGGAGAGTGAGGTGACCATTCCTGTCGCCTCCGCGGGCTACCCCGGCAGGGCCTCGGCCATGGCCTCATGCCCGGCCGGCGAAACGCGGACCGGCGGTGGAGCCAGCGTGATCGCGGGCAACTCGCACGCCGAGCGGTACCTGCTGCACTCGACCCAGCCGATCAGCGGAGAGGCCTGGTGGGCGTTCGCCACGAACACGGACACCACCAACCCGGGAACCCTGAAGGTCTACGCCATCTGCGCAAGGGTGGTCAGGACCCCGGCCCTCACCACTCCCATCAGCACCTGACCCAGATGCCCACTGCAGGCGCTCGGCTGGGGTGTCCCAGCCGAGCGTCTTGCGCGGACGGTGGTCCAGTTCACCCGCCTGAGGCGAGGCGGCGCTCCAGGGCGCGGGGCAGGGGGTAGGCGCGCTCCGGGGGAACCAGTCGCTGGGCCTTTGCGGCCTGCCCCGTCTGCATCAGGGTCGCCGCCTTGCGGACCTGCGGGGTGAGGTCGGTGAGGCCGACGACCCAGTCGTCGGTGAACGTACGGATGAGATGACGGCCAACGCCCACCTGGATGCTGTAGTGGTTCAGCGCCGCCCCGCGCGGCGAGCGCTCCGGGTCCCACTGAACGTGCACGGCGGCCTGCGCCACCGCTGCCGGGTCGGAGGTCGTCAGCACGGCCTGGGACAGTGCCTCCTCCCACCCCTCCCGGGTCATCCGCACCGCGAGAACCCGCTCCTGACCAGCCTTGCGGCCCCAGTTGCTGCGGTGCATCAGCCACATGAACGACGGCTTGATCCACGTCATCCGCTGGAACGAGAACGGCGCCACGAAGCGGCCCGCCCGCAGCGCCGCGTCAGCGATGGCGGGCGCGTAGGCCTGGTAGACCACGATCGTGCGGGCGTCGTAGTCGGCACGGATCTCATACTGGGGCGCCATGCCCCGCACCCTGCCATCCACCCCATCACCCCCGCGACCCGGTTTCCGCCCCTCCAGCGCACCGCCGCGCCCCGCGCCTGGCGGTTCTCCGCAAGGGCCGGATCGCCCTCAGGGAAAACCACCAGACGGAGCACCAGGCTCAGGCCGGGGACGTCAGTGGTTGTAGATGAAGTCGGATGCGAAGGCCCAGCGCTGGTTGTCGCCGCCGTTGCAGCTCCACAGCTGGGCCCCCGTGCCCCACGTGCCGGCCTGCCAGCCGGTGATCTCCAGGCACCCGGTGTAGGCGCTCTTGAGCTCGGCCGTGGCCTTGCCGTTGACGTTGCGCCAGTGGTCGAACCACCAGAGCTGGTTGCGGCCGCTGTTGCACGGCCACTGCTTGACCGCCGTGCCGTTGGAGGTCGACGGCGGCAGGCCCGGCAGCTCCAGGCACAGGCCGGAGTGACGGTTGACGATCCGGAAGAAGCCACCGCCCACGCTGTTGAAGACCCAGGTTTGGTTGTCGCCGCCGGTGCAGCCCCACATCGCGGCCTGGGCACCCCACTCGCCGGTCCACCCGGGCATCTCCAGACACGTTCCGCCGGCCACGTTGGTGACCGTCGTGTAGTCGGCGGCCGGAGCCGCCCCGGCAGGCGCGGCCGTCGCGGCCAGGCTGCCGAGCAGCAGTCCGAACGTGCACGTCATGCGCACGAAGAAGCGCTTCACCGAAGTCCCCCTAGAGATAGGTCACATACAGAGAGTTGATCTTATTGGCGCGATCGCAGCGCATGCGAACTGGTGTACGGAACCTTCAGTCGAACCGCAAGGTCATCCACCGCTCCGGACCGTCAGTCGCTGTCTGGCGCTGTTCGACTGCGGCAGCAGCACTCGCGCTTCAACCTCCACGGGGCGCCGAGCCGGCCGCGGCCCTCCCCCCTGTCGGTGGTGATCACACGGCCTCGACATGGGCAGCTGCGGTGGTGAACTCTCGGCCGGACGCGCCCCGGATGTAGGCCAGCTCCACCCAGTGCTCACGCAGGGCCGAGTCCGAAACGTTCTCGTTGATCACGGCCATCAGTTCACCCTCCGTACCGGAAGCGATATCGCGCACACGCCGACGCAGGAGCCGATGCGGAACGTACTCGTACCGCTCATCCATCGGACGATCCCTCGATGGATGAGATGAAACGCTCCCAGCCGACGCGAGCACGGTCGAGGAGTTCCTGGCTGAGCCCAGCCCTGGCCTCCGGGCTTGGCCAGGGGCCGTCCCGGGTTTCGGGGGCCCCTTCGATATGTGGTCATGGGGCAATGACACTGCCTGGCCAGCCCTCTTCCCAGGGGAAACCTTCGGGGGAAAAACCTGTCAAGGGGGAACCTGTAGGGAACTCAGCAGCCATCATGTGGCCACTCCGACCGACAGTGGTGACACTCATGCCAACAGACCCGTTCGGCCAACTGCTGCTCCGGCTCCGCATGGAGGCCGGACGTACTCAGGAGCAGCAGGCAGCCGCGATCAACACGGTCTCCGGCCGGGACACCATGACTCGCCGTGAGATCAGC
The Streptomyces sp. NBC_00091 genome window above contains:
- a CDS encoding RICIN domain-containing protein: MTCTFGLLLGSLAATAAPAGAAPAADYTTVTNVAGGTCLEMPGWTGEWGAQAAMWGCTGGDNQTWVFNSVGGGFFRIVNRHSGLCLELPGLPPSTSNGTAVKQWPCNSGRNQLWWFDHWRNVNGKATAELKSAYTGCLEITGWQAGTWGTGAQLWSCNGGDNQRWAFASDFIYNH